Proteins co-encoded in one Chondrinema litorale genomic window:
- a CDS encoding DUF3945 domain-containing protein, with the protein MNFEAKNIPYELLEKIGLKKKDVLSWSPDELKALLSGRTTQLKTISDGVGNHLQAKLSLYPESDGSLGVKVHPVRTKVEVPTNLNREQAKDLKEGKTVVANQLSKNGTKEPYMYKVDPETNEVFRTRIGNINLPRYLEGVELTQDQKAALLKGKEIELVKPDGKVEKIAINIIAPNGYSRTPLNYQESQKDQMSKAEKNEAEGVDISAKKTEKEGNDISLKKEIKDKVKAGLIAGPLGMAVDETIKQVKGRKR; encoded by the coding sequence ATGAATTTTGAAGCCAAAAACATTCCCTATGAACTTTTAGAGAAAATAGGGCTAAAAAAGAAAGATGTGCTCAGTTGGTCGCCGGATGAGTTAAAGGCATTGCTTTCAGGTAGAACTACTCAGCTAAAAACTATTTCAGATGGAGTAGGGAATCATCTTCAAGCAAAATTATCTCTGTATCCAGAAAGTGATGGCTCTTTGGGGGTTAAAGTACATCCGGTAAGAACCAAAGTGGAAGTGCCTACCAATTTAAACCGTGAACAAGCTAAAGATTTAAAAGAAGGTAAAACGGTAGTGGCCAATCAGCTAAGTAAAAATGGCACTAAAGAACCTTATATGTACAAAGTTGATCCTGAAACTAATGAGGTTTTTAGAACCAGAATTGGCAACATCAATCTGCCGAGGTATTTGGAAGGTGTAGAGTTAACCCAAGACCAAAAAGCGGCTCTACTAAAGGGAAAAGAGATTGAGTTAGTAAAACCGGATGGTAAAGTAGAAAAAATTGCCATCAATATTATTGCTCCAAATGGTTACTCTAGAACTCCACTTAATTATCAAGAGTCACAAAAAGATCAAATGAGTAAAGCTGAAAAAAATGAAGCTGAGGGAGTAGACATAAGTGCTAAAAAAACGGAAAAAGAAGGGAATGATATTTCTCTAAAAAAGGAGATTAAAGACAAGGTAAAAGCTGGCTTAATTGCTGGGCCACTCGGTATGGCTGTAGACGAAACCATCAAACAAGTAAAAGGCAGAAAAAGATAA
- a CDS encoding toprim domain-containing protein — protein sequence MRHTWQYFKENVSIIQLAESLDYKFNRAKGNGKKIEFCHEYENNVIITKPSTSQVEMYFTRHNDLDRGTVIDFVRHRLDKFNVSYATETNGINQVLSHFAGIPFDFTENTHNLNLRRRDINKFKANDYQIKNATIKDLSYLLHGRKLSAKTLGVFLSHICTIQKNESPYTNIGFPYKEPNSDALKGMEVVNYNWHQHARGSDKTNAVWIADLSNGGIVTDIFFGESAIDVMSFYELNKQRINKASSLFVSTGGGLSAKQISNVLDAFPFAKIHTVFDSDLAGNLYDIRVAAIKEKQPLIVVKKEKIIEFQINNKVFYLPLGLVSLTAFRKQSCIRPAVKVHKANGKDFNEMLQNMK from the coding sequence ATGCGACATACTTGGCAGTATTTTAAAGAAAATGTGAGTATCATCCAACTGGCAGAGTCTCTTGACTATAAGTTCAACAGGGCAAAGGGTAATGGCAAAAAGATAGAATTTTGCCATGAATATGAGAATAATGTGATAATCACTAAGCCATCAACTTCTCAGGTTGAGATGTACTTTACAAGACACAATGACCTTGATAGAGGTACTGTTATTGATTTTGTGAGGCATAGGTTAGATAAATTTAATGTTTCATATGCTACTGAGACTAATGGTATCAATCAGGTTCTAAGTCATTTTGCAGGTATTCCTTTTGATTTTACGGAAAATACCCACAATCTTAATCTTAGAAGAAGGGATATAAATAAGTTTAAAGCAAATGACTACCAGATAAAAAATGCCACTATAAAAGACCTTTCTTACTTGCTCCATGGAAGAAAATTATCAGCTAAAACATTGGGAGTTTTTCTGTCTCATATCTGTACAATTCAGAAAAATGAAAGTCCATATACCAATATTGGATTTCCATATAAAGAACCGAATAGTGATGCACTAAAAGGTATGGAAGTTGTAAATTATAATTGGCATCAGCATGCTAGAGGTAGTGATAAAACGAATGCAGTTTGGATCGCCGATTTAAGTAATGGAGGTATTGTTACTGACATATTTTTTGGAGAAAGTGCCATTGATGTAATGAGTTTTTATGAATTGAATAAGCAAAGAATTAATAAAGCATCTAGTTTATTTGTATCAACTGGTGGTGGTTTGTCTGCTAAACAAATTTCTAATGTGTTAGACGCATTTCCATTTGCTAAAATTCATACTGTGTTTGATAGTGATTTGGCTGGTAATCTCTATGATATCCGAGTGGCTGCTATTAAAGAAAAACAGCCCTTAATAGTTGTCAAAAAAGAAAAAATAATTGAGTTTCAAATAAATAATAAAGTATTCTACTTACCGCTAGGTTTGGTAAGTCTTACAGCTTTTAGAAAACAATCGTGTATAAGACCTGCTGTAAAAGTTCACAAAGCTAATGGGAAAGACTTTAACGAAATGCTTCAAAATATGAAGTAG
- a CDS encoding beta-barrel fold lipoprotein codes for MKSIQLSTFLILLLSTVFYACNDDEINPDNTEDNATSIFKVVYEQSGDVDFFVKSLELGEGFVFADTQEEAPITFLDADLVQSSYSFINQEPQKEIELAVTAGWVPLENDYAEMKVTLKIYKDDILIDTKEYITTSEDVSSVNRIKYTSE; via the coding sequence ATGAAATCCATTCAACTCTCAACCTTTCTCATCTTATTACTAAGTACTGTTTTTTATGCCTGTAATGATGATGAAATCAATCCTGATAATACAGAAGATAATGCTACATCTATATTTAAAGTTGTGTATGAACAATCTGGAGATGTAGATTTTTTTGTGAAGTCTTTGGAATTAGGGGAGGGTTTTGTCTTTGCTGATACTCAAGAAGAAGCACCAATCACTTTTCTCGATGCTGATTTGGTACAGTCGAGCTATTCTTTTATCAATCAAGAACCACAAAAAGAAATTGAATTAGCTGTAACTGCTGGCTGGGTTCCTTTAGAAAATGATTATGCAGAAATGAAAGTAACCCTTAAAATTTATAAGGATGATATTCTTATTGATACAAAGGAATACATCACGACATCAGAAGATGTAAGCAGTGTTAATCGGATCAAGTATACAAGTGAATGA
- a CDS encoding IS481 family transposase, translating to MTAKAHSDIRRKLKVLNYAKEIGNITKACRYFGISRETYYKWKRAYDQHGQEALINKKPCPENPKLRTPIRIEKLILHLRKTYHLGQLRIKWYLKRYHDIEISEGAVYYVLKRNGMNLLPKNQRKRSIKPFKRYEKKVPGHRIQIDVKFLNFTTKEGKKIRRYQYTAIDDATRARALKIYSKHTQANAIDFVNYILKRFPFRIHTVQTDNGHEFQVKFHWYCEDLGIRHVYIKPASPHLNGKVERSHSTDKQEFYQLIEYTDDIDIRKKLQEWETFYNCHRPHSALKGKTPYEVLMERLS from the coding sequence ATGACAGCAAAAGCCCACTCAGACATTCGCCGTAAGTTAAAAGTTCTCAACTATGCCAAAGAGATAGGTAACATTACTAAAGCATGCAGATATTTTGGTATTTCACGGGAAACTTATTATAAATGGAAAAGAGCCTATGATCAACATGGTCAGGAAGCATTAATAAACAAAAAGCCATGTCCTGAAAATCCTAAGCTTAGAACACCTATTAGAATTGAAAAACTAATTCTTCATCTTAGAAAAACGTATCATCTAGGACAACTACGCATCAAATGGTATCTGAAAAGGTATCATGATATAGAAATTTCAGAAGGTGCTGTTTACTATGTTCTCAAACGTAATGGCATGAATCTGCTACCCAAGAATCAAAGAAAGCGATCTATTAAACCATTTAAACGCTACGAGAAAAAAGTACCTGGTCACCGTATCCAGATTGATGTTAAGTTCTTGAATTTCACGACAAAGGAAGGTAAAAAGATAAGAAGGTATCAATATACTGCTATAGATGATGCAACAAGAGCAAGAGCTTTGAAAATATATTCAAAACACACGCAGGCAAATGCTATTGATTTTGTGAACTACATATTGAAAAGATTTCCTTTCAGAATTCATACAGTTCAAACGGATAATGGCCATGAATTTCAAGTGAAATTTCATTGGTATTGTGAGGACTTAGGGATAAGACATGTTTATATAAAACCAGCAAGTCCTCATTTAAACGGTAAGGTAGAAAGATCTCATTCTACTGATAAGCAAGAGTTTTATCAGCTTATTGAGTATACAGATGATATTGATATTAGAAAAAAACTTCAGGAATGGGAGACTTTTTATAATTGTCATAGACCCCATTCAGCTCTAAAAGGGAAGACTCCATATGAGGTTTTAATGGAAAGGCTATCTTAA
- a CDS encoding TolC family protein, with protein MRNIKYIFLLLISLFTSFLCKAQTVSDATGLGIQEIIAITLENNYDIKISKNTSKSTSIDAVPGNAGYLPTVALSGSYNYSSSNSDIVFADPTMPEISASGAVTENIAAGVTLNYNIYSGGNRKYTYEKLKNENYLSDLQLQQSIETSVLNVVSQFLNVVNYYDSYEINKESVDISLKRYERAENNYSFGAMSKLELLNAEVDLRNDSTNLVQSKVAFEKSIKDLNNLMGIDPDSTYTINPDFTIEDDLVVAELIEDALNKNTSYLLARSTIRSRELDLKITKTNYLPTLDFSGGYEYSNVSYGASFISTQKGLGWNAGISVSYNIFDAGSRKREKEKAEIQVINQQLSIDQTKNNLKTDLLKAYDDYQSNINLLSLTERNVKTAMINYERSTEAFSTGQITGIELREAQLNLLNAKYNVSLQRLQAKISEVSLHYYSGNLVK; from the coding sequence ATGAGAAATATTAAATATATATTTCTGTTACTAATCTCACTATTTACTTCTTTTTTATGCAAAGCACAAACAGTGAGTGATGCTACAGGATTAGGTATTCAGGAAATAATAGCAATTACGTTAGAAAACAATTATGATATTAAAATAAGTAAGAATACTTCAAAATCTACTTCAATTGATGCTGTGCCAGGAAATGCCGGTTATTTGCCAACTGTGGCACTTTCTGGAAGTTACAATTACTCTTCTAGTAATTCAGATATTGTTTTTGCTGATCCTACTATGCCCGAGATTTCTGCTTCTGGGGCAGTTACAGAAAACATAGCTGCGGGAGTAACATTAAACTATAACATATATAGTGGTGGCAATAGAAAATATACTTACGAAAAACTGAAAAACGAAAACTATCTTTCAGACCTACAACTTCAACAAAGCATTGAAACTTCTGTGCTGAATGTGGTTTCGCAGTTTTTAAATGTGGTAAATTATTACGACTCATATGAAATTAATAAAGAGTCTGTTGACATTTCGCTAAAAAGGTATGAGAGGGCTGAAAATAATTACTCTTTTGGAGCAATGAGTAAACTTGAATTATTAAATGCTGAGGTTGACCTTAGAAATGATAGTACTAATTTAGTTCAATCAAAAGTCGCATTTGAGAAATCGATAAAAGATCTTAATAATCTAATGGGGATTGATCCAGATTCAACTTACACAATTAATCCTGACTTTACCATAGAAGATGATTTGGTGGTTGCTGAGTTAATAGAAGATGCTTTAAATAAAAATACAAGCTACCTATTGGCTAGATCTACAATACGATCTAGAGAATTAGATTTGAAAATAACAAAAACAAATTACCTGCCTACTTTAGATTTTTCTGGTGGTTATGAGTATAGCAATGTTAGCTATGGAGCCAGCTTTATAAGTACTCAAAAAGGCCTCGGTTGGAATGCAGGAATTAGTGTATCATACAATATTTTTGATGCAGGTAGCAGGAAAAGGGAAAAAGAAAAGGCTGAAATACAGGTAATAAATCAACAATTATCGATAGATCAGACAAAAAATAATTTGAAAACAGATTTGCTAAAAGCATACGATGACTATCAATCTAACATAAACTTGCTAAGCCTTACTGAACGTAATGTGAAAACAGCAATGATAAATTATGAAAGAAGTACAGAAGCTTTCAGTACAGGACAAATTACAGGAATAGAATTAAGAGAAGCCCAGCTAAATCTATTAAATGCCAAGTATAATGTAAGCCTGCAACGTTTACAAGCAAAGATATCAGAAGTTAGTCTACATTATTATTCAGGCAACCTTGTAAAGTAA
- a CDS encoding efflux RND transporter permease subunit, giving the protein MKNIIKFFIKNELLVNLLIALITFMGVLMASRMNSSFFPAQDEKFIVVEATYPGASPREVEEGIVLKIEDNLKSVTGIDRVTSTSSENTANIEIELELNQNADLVLQDVKNAVDQISNFPEDMERLVVYVRENENFTAKIALVGDVPLATLKERSEALEDGLRALPNISKIDVTGFTEEEIVVALEESKLRAYNLNFEDVAIAIQNENIQFTGGRIKAETEVIIRSDQKLYNANQLMNLVLRTLDNGNVIRLKDVASIKESWDEGTNKAFYNGEKAVLVTVNTLNEENILDAAESIRNYLDEFNSQNSVVNAILVRDGTDVLSERINLLTENGILGAVLVFILLALFLRIRLAMWVALGIPISFLGMFVLLNLYGVTINVLSLFGMILVVGILVDDGIVVGENVFQHFEKGKTRFQAVLDGTLEVLPAIFSAIATTCVAFAFFFFIDGQLGEFFSDVALVVIFALGFSLVEVLLFLPAHLVHIKDLSHDVKPNKLKIKVENMLLKFRDVFFVPILDFTLKYKVFSFMTAITLLIVTFGAIRGGIIKTTFFPNIEQTQVDVTIEFPSGTSETITEEAVLKIEQAAIDLEKKYEEELGQTIITNREIFLGRNSNEGKLTFYLVSSEQRDLRSFEVASDLRDAVGAVPNATQLSFETATPFGKPLNVSFSGEDFNRLRAAVADFKEELLETGMVKDIVTNDKADQPEINIRLNETGRGLGLNPRTVIQQIRNGFFGFEAQRLQRGDDEVKVWVRYSLKNRDDIEELKNMRIRTPQGDLVPVSEIADIVPVKGLIKINHLDGKRQITVEGEIASFDISATEMIGKVSSDVIPKIAKRYSDVNIALDGQQRETAKMGASIAKVGPVVLVIMIALLIITFRSVSQAVALLMVVPFGIIGMSWGHFIHGQPMSLLSFLGFIALIGVIINDGLVFVGAFNIYLKDGLKYDEALRETAISRFRPIFLTTITTTAGLAPLILERSFQAQFLIPMAITIAYGLLLGSFLLVLLLPVFLSTFNRSKVHLKWLWEGEKPSHESVEKAIIRKLNENQYEKY; this is encoded by the coding sequence ATGAAGAATATCATTAAGTTTTTTATAAAAAACGAGTTACTAGTAAATCTTTTAATTGCACTTATAACATTTATGGGTGTATTAATGGCTTCTAGAATGAACTCGTCTTTTTTTCCTGCACAGGATGAAAAGTTTATAGTAGTTGAAGCTACTTATCCCGGTGCATCTCCTAGAGAAGTAGAAGAGGGGATCGTTCTAAAAATAGAAGATAACCTTAAAAGTGTTACAGGTATAGATCGAGTTACGTCAACATCATCTGAAAATACTGCCAATATAGAAATAGAACTTGAGCTCAACCAAAATGCAGATTTAGTTTTACAGGATGTAAAAAATGCAGTTGACCAAATAAGTAATTTTCCAGAAGATATGGAAAGGTTGGTAGTTTATGTAAGGGAGAATGAAAACTTTACAGCTAAAATTGCACTTGTCGGTGATGTACCTTTAGCAACATTAAAAGAAAGATCAGAAGCATTGGAAGATGGTTTGAGAGCATTGCCCAATATTTCTAAGATTGATGTGACTGGTTTTACCGAAGAAGAAATAGTAGTAGCTTTAGAAGAAAGTAAACTTCGAGCTTACAATTTAAACTTTGAAGATGTTGCCATAGCCATTCAAAATGAAAATATACAATTTACAGGAGGACGTATAAAAGCAGAGACCGAAGTTATAATAAGGTCAGATCAAAAATTGTATAATGCCAATCAACTCATGAATCTGGTGTTAAGAACGCTAGATAATGGAAATGTAATTAGATTAAAAGATGTTGCAAGCATTAAAGAGAGTTGGGATGAAGGAACTAACAAAGCATTTTATAATGGTGAGAAAGCTGTATTGGTTACAGTTAATACATTAAATGAAGAGAATATTTTAGATGCAGCTGAAAGCATAAGAAATTATCTTGATGAATTTAATTCGCAAAATAGTGTGGTAAATGCTATTCTTGTAAGAGACGGCACTGATGTTTTAAGCGAAAGAATTAATCTTTTAACTGAGAATGGAATTTTGGGTGCAGTACTTGTTTTCATTTTATTAGCACTATTCCTCAGAATAAGATTGGCAATGTGGGTAGCATTGGGTATTCCAATTTCCTTTCTCGGTATGTTTGTTTTGTTAAACTTGTATGGTGTTACCATCAATGTATTGTCATTATTTGGGATGATACTCGTTGTAGGTATTTTGGTTGATGATGGTATAGTCGTAGGTGAAAATGTGTTTCAGCATTTTGAAAAAGGTAAAACTAGATTTCAGGCTGTACTCGATGGAACACTAGAAGTACTACCAGCTATTTTCTCAGCTATTGCAACAACATGCGTGGCTTTCGCTTTCTTCTTTTTTATAGATGGGCAGCTAGGAGAATTCTTTTCCGATGTTGCGTTGGTAGTAATATTTGCTTTGGGTTTTTCTCTTGTTGAAGTACTCCTTTTTTTACCAGCTCACTTGGTTCATATCAAAGATTTATCTCACGATGTAAAGCCAAATAAGCTTAAGATAAAAGTTGAAAATATGCTATTAAAATTCAGAGATGTATTTTTTGTACCTATTCTGGATTTTACCCTCAAGTACAAAGTATTCAGTTTTATGACAGCTATTACTTTGCTTATAGTAACATTTGGAGCAATTCGTGGTGGAATTATTAAAACTACATTCTTCCCGAATATAGAGCAAACACAAGTAGATGTTACCATAGAATTTCCTAGTGGAACTTCAGAAACAATTACAGAAGAGGCAGTGCTTAAGATTGAACAAGCTGCAATAGATCTAGAAAAAAAATATGAAGAAGAACTTGGGCAAACAATTATTACTAATAGAGAAATTTTTCTAGGTAGAAATAGCAATGAGGGAAAATTAACCTTTTATCTGGTATCATCAGAACAAAGAGATTTAAGAAGTTTTGAAGTAGCTTCAGATTTACGAGATGCAGTAGGGGCTGTTCCGAATGCTACTCAGTTAAGTTTCGAAACTGCAACCCCATTTGGTAAACCACTAAATGTTTCTTTCTCGGGAGAAGATTTTAACCGATTAAGAGCCGCAGTTGCCGATTTTAAAGAGGAGTTATTAGAAACTGGAATGGTTAAAGATATTGTAACTAATGATAAAGCTGACCAACCCGAAATTAATATAAGACTCAATGAAACAGGAAGAGGTCTTGGTTTAAATCCTAGAACTGTAATTCAACAAATTAGGAATGGCTTTTTTGGTTTTGAAGCTCAACGCCTACAAAGAGGAGATGATGAAGTAAAAGTTTGGGTTCGCTACTCATTAAAAAATCGTGATGATATAGAGGAGTTGAAAAATATGAGAATTAGAACGCCACAAGGCGATTTAGTTCCAGTGAGTGAAATAGCCGATATTGTACCAGTAAAAGGTCTAATAAAAATTAATCACTTAGATGGGAAACGACAAATTACTGTAGAGGGAGAAATTGCTTCTTTTGATATTTCAGCTACAGAAATGATAGGAAAAGTTTCATCTGATGTAATTCCGAAAATAGCAAAGAGGTATTCTGATGTAAATATAGCGCTAGATGGCCAGCAAAGAGAAACAGCAAAAATGGGGGCTTCAATAGCCAAAGTGGGGCCTGTAGTACTAGTTATTATGATTGCGCTTTTAATTATAACTTTCCGATCTGTTAGTCAAGCCGTTGCCCTTTTAATGGTTGTACCATTTGGTATAATCGGTATGAGTTGGGGGCATTTTATTCATGGTCAACCAATGAGTTTGCTTTCATTTTTGGGGTTTATAGCTCTTATTGGAGTAATAATAAACGATGGGCTTGTGTTTGTAGGAGCTTTTAATATTTATCTTAAAGACGGTCTCAAATACGATGAAGCATTAAGGGAAACTGCTATTTCGCGTTTCAGACCTATCTTTTTAACAACAATTACAACAACTGCTGGTCTTGCTCCTTTAATACTAGAACGTAGTTTTCAAGCACAATTCCTTATTCCGATGGCTATTACTATTGCTTATGGCTTACTATTGGGTTCTTTTTTATTAGTGCTCTTACTACCAGTATTTCTTTCAACATTTAATAGAAGTAAAGTGCATCTTAAATGGTTGTGGGAAGGTGAAAAGCCAAGTCACGAATCTGTAGAAAAAGCAATTATCAGAAAGTTAAATGAAAATCAATATGAGAAATATTAA
- a CDS encoding efflux RND transporter periplasmic adaptor subunit: protein MDKRKLYISVAGIAILIIGVMLSRLLSSTGSEDIEKEKAETVNRFVVRTKEVHQETIKSKIEITGRLIASEQVDLFAEVSGVSTYGVRPFKTGNTFSKGEVMLKIDKGEFIRSLASIKSQFSSLLAQVLPDLKLDYPDDYAAWKDYLLNYDIDKNIAALPEVKNEQLKFFLTGRSIYSNYYSILESEERLSKYVIRAPFTGSLTETFIDQGTLVRTGQQLGEFIKNGTFEIEASIAYDQLSYLEKGKKVQFTDVKGSDTHEGTLIRINNKIDPTTQLVKVYFQLNDQRLRSGLYLNGHIESTTFEHATILPIESLVDQTFVLVAQNGKAIKKKIEVHNQNVNDFIAVGLKDGEKVIIDKKNSAFEGTEVIEM from the coding sequence ATGGATAAAAGAAAACTATATATAAGTGTTGCAGGTATTGCCATACTCATAATAGGTGTAATGCTTTCAAGATTGCTTTCTAGTACAGGAAGTGAAGATATCGAAAAGGAAAAAGCGGAAACTGTAAACCGCTTTGTGGTAAGAACAAAAGAAGTGCATCAAGAGACTATTAAATCTAAAATTGAAATTACAGGAAGGTTGATTGCCTCAGAACAGGTAGATTTATTTGCTGAAGTTTCTGGTGTATCTACTTATGGTGTAAGACCATTCAAAACAGGTAATACTTTTTCGAAGGGAGAAGTAATGTTAAAGATAGATAAAGGAGAGTTTATACGTTCATTAGCATCTATTAAAAGTCAGTTTTCAAGTCTATTGGCACAGGTGCTACCAGACTTAAAGTTAGATTATCCTGACGATTACGCAGCTTGGAAAGATTACTTATTAAATTATGATATTGATAAAAATATAGCTGCTCTACCAGAGGTTAAAAATGAGCAGTTAAAGTTTTTTCTTACTGGCAGAAGCATTTACTCTAATTATTACAGTATTCTAGAATCTGAAGAGAGACTCAGTAAATATGTAATTAGAGCACCGTTTACTGGTTCACTTACAGAAACATTTATAGATCAGGGAACACTAGTAAGAACAGGACAGCAACTTGGTGAATTTATTAAAAATGGAACTTTTGAAATAGAAGCTTCTATTGCTTATGATCAACTTAGTTATTTAGAAAAAGGGAAAAAAGTACAATTTACTGATGTTAAGGGGAGTGATACTCATGAAGGAACTCTCATAAGAATCAATAACAAAATTGATCCTACTACGCAACTGGTAAAGGTATATTTTCAACTAAACGATCAACGTCTTAGAAGTGGTCTTTATCTAAATGGCCATATCGAAAGTACCACTTTTGAACATGCAACTATCTTACCTATAGAATCACTCGTTGACCAAACTTTTGTATTAGTTGCGCAAAATGGAAAGGCTATAAAGAAAAAAATAGAAGTGCATAATCAGAATGTAAACGATTTTATTGCAGTAGGGCTAAAAGATGGGGAGAAGGTAATTATTGATAAAAAAAACAGTGCATTTGAAGGTACTGAAGTGATAGAAATGTAG
- a CDS encoding TetR/AcrR family transcriptional regulator: protein MLDKKEERKKRVREAIKQAALEIAESEGWHKVTIRRVADKVLYTPPIVYEFFKNKDDLYRHIVKDGFELLINSTYEKINAQHSAEDKLCALALARFEFVTKHNTLHHMMFDADNPEWHNLELSNYMIKIKGMVLGLLTEITGEEDEVKVQEYFLNMVCLLKGYTFFKMHDNKNIIAKRKSMLLPDMEVTDLFLAAFKRFINSIKS, encoded by the coding sequence ATGTTAGATAAGAAAGAAGAAAGAAAAAAAAGAGTAAGAGAAGCCATAAAACAAGCAGCACTAGAAATAGCAGAGAGTGAAGGTTGGCATAAAGTAACAATTAGAAGAGTTGCCGATAAGGTACTCTATACACCACCTATAGTTTATGAGTTTTTTAAAAACAAAGATGATTTATATAGGCACATAGTAAAAGATGGATTCGAACTATTAATTAATAGCACCTATGAAAAAATAAACGCGCAACATTCTGCCGAAGATAAACTTTGTGCTTTGGCATTGGCTAGATTCGAGTTTGTAACAAAGCACAACACGCTACATCATATGATGTTTGATGCCGATAATCCTGAATGGCATAACCTTGAATTGAGCAATTATATGATCAAAATTAAAGGTATGGTCTTGGGGCTTTTAACCGAAATTACAGGAGAAGAGGACGAAGTGAAAGTTCAAGAGTATTTCTTAAATATGGTATGCCTATTAAAAGGATACACATTCTTTAAAATGCATGATAATAAAAATATTATCGCTAAGAGAAAATCTATGTTGTTACCAGATATGGAAGTTACAGATTTGTTTTTGGCAGCTTTCAAAAGATTTATTAATAGTATAAAATCATAA
- a CDS encoding short chain dehydrogenase: MKIIIVGASGTMGQFLTSILQKENHEIIRANRSSGDVKVDITSPASIKNMFLETGAFDALVSTAGPTFVGSWKNLTDQTFRSGIEGKMMGQINLVLIGQHYIRPKGSFTLITGALTHEPQRNFANASAANGAVEGFVRAASIELENSVRINAVSPTVIEDSPQYFPYFPGETPTTMKQLEYAFRKSLFGAVTGQIIKP, encoded by the coding sequence ATGAAAATAATTATTGTAGGTGCTTCAGGCACTATGGGACAATTTCTGACAAGTATTTTGCAAAAAGAAAATCACGAAATAATAAGAGCAAACCGTTCATCTGGCGATGTAAAAGTAGATATTACCAGCCCTGCATCCATCAAAAATATGTTCTTAGAAACAGGAGCCTTTGATGCATTAGTTTCTACTGCAGGTCCAACTTTTGTAGGCTCTTGGAAAAATCTAACTGATCAAACTTTTAGGTCTGGTATTGAAGGTAAAATGATGGGACAAATCAACCTTGTGCTTATTGGCCAGCATTATATTCGACCAAAAGGTTCTTTCACATTAATAACAGGTGCATTAACACATGAACCACAACGAAATTTTGCGAATGCTTCTGCTGCTAATGGTGCAGTGGAAGGTTTTGTACGTGCTGCTTCTATCGAATTAGAAAATAGTGTGCGTATTAATGCCGTAAGCCCAACTGTAATAGAAGATTCACCTCAATACTTTCCCTATTTTCCAGGCGAAACTCCAACAACTATGAAGCAATTGGAGTATGCATTTAGAAAAAGTCTATTTGGAGCAGTAACTGGTCAAATCATAAAACCTTAA